In one window of Electrophorus electricus isolate fEleEle1 chromosome 15, fEleEle1.pri, whole genome shotgun sequence DNA:
- the dusp14 gene encoding dual specificity protein phosphatase 14, giving the protein MGSRSQGFHHPHHLHHPQRSSVVPPAMPRLMPETGSLLGGIAQITPTLFLSRGNVASNRSLLLSRGITCVVNATIELPNFNWPHMEYMKVPLTDMPHSPISLYFDSVADKIHSVGRKRGAVLVHCAAGVSRSASLCLAYLMKYHRVSLAEAHAWVKARRPVIRPNGGFWRQLIEYERKLFGKTSVKMVHTPYGIIPDVYERDRRGLAPYWGL; this is encoded by the coding sequence ATGGGCTCCCGCAGCCAGGGCTTCCACCACCCGCACCACCTGCACCACCCGCAGCGCAGTTCCGTGGTGCCCCCAGCCATGCCCCGACTGATGCCTGAGACGGGCAGCCTCCTGGGGGGCATCGCCCAGATCACGCCCACGCTGTTCCTCAGCCGTGGCAACGTGGCGTCCAACCGTAGCCTCCTGCTGTCCAGGGGCATCACGTGTGTGGTGAACGCCACCATCGAACTGCCGAACTTCAACTGGCCACACATGGAGTACATGAAGGTGCCCCTGACGGACATGCCGCACTCGCCCATCTCCCTGTACTTCGACAGCGTCGCCGACAAAATCCACAGCGTGGGCCGCAAGCGTGGGGCCGTGTTGGTGCACTGTGCGGCCGGCGTGAGCCGCTCCGCCTCCCTCTGCCTGGCCTACCTCATGAAGTACCACCGCGTCTCTCTGGCGGAGGCGCACGCCTGGGTCAAGGCACGCCGGCCTGTCATCCGGCCCAACGGTGGCTTCTGGCGCCAGCTCATTGAGTATGAGAGGAAGTTGTTTGGCAAGACATCGGTAAAGATGGTGCATACGCCCTACGGCATCATACCCGACGTGTACGAGCGAGACCGCCGCGGCCTGGCGCCTTACTGGGGCCTGTAG